In Syntrophomonadaceae bacterium, a genomic segment contains:
- a CDS encoding 4Fe-4S binding protein, translating into MYMVTVKADKCDGCGECVSVCPVELFFLENGKAEINGDAECVGCESCTAACPNDAIRIQEL; encoded by the coding sequence ATGTACATGGTAACTGTAAAAGCAGACAAGTGTGACGGCTGCGGGGAATGTGTCAGTGTATGCCCGGTAGAGTTGTTTTTCCTGGAAAACGGTAAGGCGGAAATAAATGGTGATGCCGAATGTGTTGGCTGCGAATCCTGTACAGCCGCATGTCCTAACGATGCTATTAGGATACAGGAGCTGTAG
- a CDS encoding TusE/DsrC/DsvC family sulfur relay protein, translating into MARQVVERATIANRALQLGYALTDRHWEVLDYVLEYYACNGRICTLRGLIKGKEIPKKEIYDLFPGNPIARISNLTGLPKPEEC; encoded by the coding sequence ATGGCCCGGCAAGTAGTTGAACGAGCCACTATCGCAAACAGGGCTCTTCAATTAGGATATGCATTGACTGACCGGCATTGGGAAGTTCTTGATTATGTGCTTGAGTACTACGCCTGTAACGGCCGGATTTGTACCTTGCGCGGATTAATCAAGGGGAAGGAGATACCCAAAAAGGAAATTTATGATTTATTTCCTGGCAACCCAATTGCCCGGATCAGCAACTTGACTGGGTTGCCTAAGCCGGAAGAATGCTAG